A DNA window from Stutzerimonas stutzeri contains the following coding sequences:
- a CDS encoding chalcone isomerase family protein, which produces MTSRRNGIFISLLWLLPMLAAANWRESVPEARLVGEGELRFFGFRIYDARLWSGQAPLQAQAPFALELTYHRAISRDDFVRTSLEEIQRLSGEATDSARLRQWRAEMQQAFVNVSPGERITGVFLPGRGCRFYVNDRLQHEVADPAFAEAFFAIWLDPRSRDQKLRRNLQGER; this is translated from the coding sequence ATGACCAGCCGCCGAAACGGTATCTTCATCAGCTTGTTATGGCTGCTGCCGATGCTTGCGGCTGCCAACTGGCGCGAGTCCGTGCCCGAAGCACGCCTGGTCGGCGAAGGCGAGCTGCGCTTCTTCGGATTCCGTATCTATGACGCGCGGCTATGGAGCGGACAGGCGCCGCTGCAAGCGCAGGCGCCGTTCGCCCTGGAACTGACCTACCACCGCGCCATCAGTCGCGACGATTTCGTGCGCACCAGCCTCGAAGAAATCCAGCGACTCTCCGGCGAAGCAACCGACTCCGCGCGCTTGCGCCAGTGGCGCGCAGAGATGCAGCAGGCCTTTGTCAATGTCTCACCCGGCGAGCGCATCACCGGCGTCTTCCTACCCGGTCGCGGCTGCCGCTTCTACGTCAATGATCGCCTGCAACATGAGGTCGCCGACCCGGCCTTCGCCGAGGCCTTTTTTGCCATCTGGCTCGACCCGCGCAGCCGCGACCAGAAGCTGCGGCGCAACCTGCAGGGCGAACGGTGA